The following coding sequences lie in one Monomorium pharaonis isolate MP-MQ-018 chromosome 1, ASM1337386v2, whole genome shotgun sequence genomic window:
- the LOC105830446 gene encoding UDP-glycosyltransferase UGT5 has translation MVQFVEIVVRMWTKMYIFLKIIFLCVIIQCNVTHAKRILVISNYPSYSHQITYRGLWLELHKLGHEIVSVTTHPMNNFTLTNYTEIDLKYFYDIYRFPEFKTLPYLSMTKASLDLPLLEFERTCVWAALHVYNRAVFKNPEMKKLYAANSKEHFDAVIVAQGPTISLNAFAYRFNAPLIGISSLDVFNILRYTLGSLILPSHISNWQTNTPLEDNMSFWRRLVNFYEVWNQIYSWTNEHVAIEDAIAKEFLGEDLPHINDITKNMSIYLVNRHPALLHSRPEQPNVIFYHGFHIAKVLDPLPKNIQEFLDDAKEGFIYVSLGTMVKWEDLPNNTLESFIEAFSVLPYKVVWKFDPDLLPRKYKNILALNWVSQQSILAHPNIKLFIYQGGLQSTEEALYYGVPLIGFPILWDQVYQVRNIVKLGIGIHLQIDNLSKEIIVAAVHEVTNTKRYKDQIKYVSRLYRDTPYNSLQNAVRWIEYVIRQNGTPFLRDSLGDKPWYQRHDWDIIAFLVIVLFIAFLVSIWALFQILQFHLRIISKHSLW, from the exons ATGGTACAATTTGTTGAGATCGTTGTTAGAATGTGGactaaaatgtatatatttctaaaaataatatttttgtgtgtgaTAATACAGTGTAATGTGACACATGCCAAAAGGATATTGGTTATATCAAATTATCCATCATACAGTCATCAAATTACTTATCGTGGTTTATGGCTAGAATTGCACAAACTAGGTCACGAAATTGTGTCAGTAACCACACACCCTATGAACAACTTTACCTTAACTAATTATAcagaaattgatttaaaatacttttatgacATTTATCGATTTCCTGAATTTAAAACGCTACCGTATCTTAGCATGACCAAGGCGAGCCTTGATTTACCACTTCTAGAATTCGAACGAACATGTGTATGGGCTGCATTACATGTTTACAATCGCGCGGTTTTTAAAAATCCAGAGATGAAAAAGTTATATGCAGCTAACAGCAAAGAACATTTTGATGCAGTTATTGTAGCGCAAGGCCCCACAATTTCGTTGAATGCTTTCGCGTACAGATTTAACGCTCCTCTGATAG GTATTTCAAGTTTGGAcgtattcaatattttacgcTATACGCTTGGATCCTTGATACTCCCATCGCATATTTCCAATTGGCAAACTAATACGCCACTTGAAGATAACATGTCATTTTGGAGAAGACTCGTCAACTTTTATGAAGTATGGAATCAGATATATTCCTGGACGAATGAGCATGTTGCCATAGAAGATGCAAtagcaaaagaatttttaggAGAAGATCTACCGCATATCAatgatataacaaaaaatatgagcATTTATCTTGTAAATAGACATCCAGCACTTCTACATAGCAGGCCCGAACAACCAAATGTCATATTTTACCATGGTTTTCATATTGCAAAAGTACTGGATCCTCTgccaaaa AATATACAAGAATTCCTTGATGACGCGAAAGAAGGATTTATTTATGTCAGTCTTGGAACCATGGTTAAATGGGAGGATCTACCAAACAATACACTTGAATCTTTTATTGAAGCATTCTCTGTTTTACCGTACAAAGTTGTTTGGAAATTTGACCCCGATTTGTTACCtaggaaatataaaaatattctagcGTTGAACTGGGTCTCCCAACAAAGCATTCTCG CTCATCCAAATATCAAGCTATTTATTTACCAAGGCGGTCTTCAAAGTACTGAAGAAGCTCTTTATTACGGGGTTCCACTCATAGGATTTCCCATTCTTTGGGATCAAGTATATCAAGTGCGAAATATAGTTAAACTGGGTATCGGAATTCATCTTCAAATTGATAATCTTTcgaaagaaattattgtaGCCGCTGTACATGAAGTTACAAACACCAAAAG gtACAAAGATCAAATAAAGTATGTAAGTAGACTTTATAGGGATACACCGTATAACAGTCTTCAAAATGCAGTACGGTGGATTGAATACGTTATACGTCAAAATGGGACGCCTTTCTTACGGGACAGTCTTGGTGATAAGCCATGGTATCAACGGCATGACTGGGACATCATTGCATTTCTTGTCATAGTACTATTTATTGCATTTCTTGTTTCTATATGGGCATTATTTCagattttacaatttcatttACGAATAATATCAAAACACTCTCTGTGGTAG